The Candidatus Lernaella stagnicola sequence CCATGCAGGAACAGGCGCTGGATGAAATGCCCGCGCTCAACCGCTTCATGTCGGCCATCGGCACGATCGGCACAATCATGCCGATCATGGGCTTGCTGGGTACGGTCACGGGAATGATCAAGACCTTCGAAGTCATCACGGTCAAAGGTACGGGCGACCCGAAAGCCCTGGCCGGCGGCATCAGCGAGGCGCTGATCACCACGCAAACCGGCCTGATCTTCGCGATTCCGATTTTGCTTTTCCACACGTTCCTGGCCGCGCGGATCGATCGCTACCTCAACGAAATGGAAAAGAACGCAACCCGCCTTTTGGCCGGCCTGAAAGACCAAGGAAACAACGGGGCGTAAACGATGCTGCAACAGACCCTGTTCAAACTCGAGCGCAAGCCGCCGGAGCTGTCGATCGCGCCCCTGATCGACTGCATCTTCCTGCTGCTGATTTTCTTCATGGTCACGACCACCTTCACCAAAGAAACCGGCGTGACGGTGAAAAAACCTGTCGCCAAAAAGGCCGACGTGATGCTGGATCAAAACCTGCTGGTCGCCGTCACCGAGCAGGGCGAATTCTGGTGCGAAGGCGAGAAGGTCGACGAAGGCGGCATCTATACCAAGGTGAAGAATCGACTCAAAGAGTATCCGGAAACCAACGTGATTATTCTGGCCGATAAAAAAAGCATCACCCAATGGGTGATCACGGCTTTGGATACCGCTAAACAGGCCGGCGCGAAAAAGATCTCCATTGCTGAAAAGCTCGAGGTCGAGGCGCCGGCGCCGTAGCGGAGGCAGGTGGTGCGCAAGCGGCTTTTCATAGGCGTTATCGTTTCGCTGGCGCTGAACCTGATCGTGTTCGCCGGGCTGCTGGCCCTGGCGGCGCGGGGCGATTTCGACCTCGCGAAAATTATTCCCGTCGACTTCATCAAAATCGAAGTGCCCAAGCCCACGCCGGAGCCAACGCCGAAACCCACCCCGACACCACCGCCGAAAAAAGAACCGACGCCGCCCCCGGAACCTACCAAAGCGCCGATTGCCGAAGACCTCAACGCCACCGAACCGGCGACGATTCAATCCGCCCCCGTCATCCAGGACACGCCGGTTCCCGTACCGCAAACGGTCAACGCCTCGCAACTGGACAAGGCGCCGAAGATCCTGCGATTCGTCAAACCTCAATACCCGCTGCTGGCCAAGCGGGCCGGCCGACAAGGCGTCGTACGCTTACGCTTCCTGGTTACGAAAAGCGGCCAAGTTAAAAACGTCAAAGTACTTTCCGCCCCCAAAGGGCTCGGCTTCGAAGAGGCCGCCGTCGCCGCCGTCATGCAATGGAAATTCGCCACACCCATGTTCAAAGGCAAGGCCGTTTCCGCCTGGGTCGTCCAATCCATCCGCTTCAAACTCGACTGACCGGGCCAGGCTGAGCCTGGACCCAAAACCGCCTGCGCCCGACGACGTCACTGCATCACCGAACGCTCCCGCCGGTCGCTCGGCGAGCCTGGGCAAGGCCCGGCGCAAAGACCGCCTGCACCCGACGACGTTGTTGCACCCACGACCGCTCCCGTTGGTCGCTTCGCGAGCCCAGGCAAGGTTAAAAACCGGCAGGGGCGGGCCGTGAAGCCCGCCCCGACCGCGAAAACAGGAGGAGGAGTTCAATGACGTGGTTTAAGTCGCAATGGTGACGCCGATGTTCGGTGGATCGGCTAGTGCTTTTTTCACCGCGCACATGCCCGCGGCGCGGGCGATGGCGCCATGATATTTCTCGGGGATTTCCGGTGGTAATTGGATCTGCAGTTCTACGCCGCTCAATCGGGAAGTGGTCGGATCGAAAGCGTGTTTCTGAATGAGCTCCGCTCCCTCGATCGGCAAATTTCGGCTCTGTAAAAAGCCGAGCACGTAGATTCCCGCGCAGGTGCCCAACGATGCCAGGAACAACTCGTAGGGCGCCGGGGCCGTGCTGTTGCCGCCGGCTTGCGTCGGCTGATCGGTCGAAATTTTGTAGCCGTTGATCTGGGCGTCAACTTTCTTGTTACCGCCAAAGCTCACTTTGATGTCCATTGCCGTTCCCTTTCCCAAAATAACGGGGTTTACCCAGTTATATTCGTTTATATTGATATAGTAATAATGCTATTCGGGAAAGCAAGTACAACTCCTTCTTTTTTTGCCGTAGAATCCGAAGTGGTATTTCTTCGGCCACTTCGCGGCCGCAGGACGCTTTTTTTTCGAGAATTTATCCATGGCGGATTGCTTGACCCTTGCGGAAGCCGCCTTAACTCTATATATGCTGCGAGTTCACACTTGTAATTGGAGGAGAACATGGCGATTCGAGTAGCTCTCAACGGCTTCGGCCGAACGGGACGCGCCATTTTGCGTGAGGCGAAGCGCCGCAAGGTGCCGTTCAATTTCACGCTGATCAATGACCTGGCCGATCCCGCCCTGCTTGTTGCGAACCTGCGATTCGACTCGGTGCACGGGGCCTATCCGAAAAAGCAAGTGAAGATCACCAAGGATGACAAGGGTCATCATGTGCTCGTCTTCGGGACGGACCACATCCGTATTCTCGGCGAGCGTGACAACGCCAAACTTCCCTTGAAAGAAATGGGCGTCGACGTAGTCATCGACACCACCGGGGCGTTTCCGACGCAGAAACAGTTGGCCGCCCATTTCAAGGCCGGGGCGAAAAAAGTCCTCATATATCCGCCTCCCAAGGCGTACGACCCCGACTATTCGGTCATCATGGG is a genomic window containing:
- a CDS encoding biopolymer transporter ExbD; its protein translation is MLQQTLFKLERKPPELSIAPLIDCIFLLLIFFMVTTTFTKETGVTVKKPVAKKADVMLDQNLLVAVTEQGEFWCEGEKVDEGGIYTKVKNRLKEYPETNVIILADKKSITQWVITALDTAKQAGAKKISIAEKLEVEAPAP
- a CDS encoding energy transducer TonB; amino-acid sequence: MRKRLFIGVIVSLALNLIVFAGLLALAARGDFDLAKIIPVDFIKIEVPKPTPEPTPKPTPTPPPKKEPTPPPEPTKAPIAEDLNATEPATIQSAPVIQDTPVPVPQTVNASQLDKAPKILRFVKPQYPLLAKRAGRQGVVRLRFLVTKSGQVKNVKVLSAPKGLGFEEAAVAAVMQWKFATPMFKGKAVSAWVVQSIRFKLD
- a CDS encoding OsmC family protein, whose amino-acid sequence is MDIKVSFGGNKKVDAQINGYKISTDQPTQAGGNSTAPAPYELFLASLGTCAGIYVLGFLQSRNLPIEGAELIQKHAFDPTTSRLSGVELQIQLPPEIPEKYHGAIARAAGMCAVKKALADPPNIGVTIAT